The genomic region attatttgttgTAATGGCGAATAATTCCGTCGGAAGCTATTGTTCCGGTAGTTCCGGTGAGGTTCCTGTTGAAGTTGACGTCGTAATTCATGATGGTAAGGTTAATGTAGATGATAGCGATGGCGATAATGGTGACGATATTGATCGTGATGATAGTGATCATGAGACTGACTTGACCGTTAATTTTTCGCCTTCTGCAACTAATTCTTCTGGTATTTCATGTTTATTTGATTTGTTGCATTATATTGTGGTTAAATCGCATGTGGTTTTACGATGATATATACTTGTGTAAAATCGTCTTATACAGGTGTTTGTGATTGTGTAATTATACGTTGATGGTTTATTTTGTATGTTTGTGTGTTCTTTTCAGCGTAATTTAGCGGTTTGTGATTTTGCATGAGTAATGCAAATGGTTGAGGCGTGTGTGAGGCATTTGAACGTGCATTAAATCACTATgttactactccctccgtcctaatCAATTATTTACGTATTCCATTTATGGGTGTCTGGATGAATTCTTATCTTTTTAAGTATATATGTTAACATTATTAGATTACCGAAGTCCAAAAAGCCTTAGCAATCTGATGTGCAAGTGGTCGTTTAAAAAGTAGATGAGGTGGAGGAAGGGTGACTTAGTACATTTGTTTCTTAACCAGGACTTTGTGAAAAGCAAACGTAAAGAATTCAccagacggagggagtattatttagaAGGAACTTTTGCCATGATATTTTAGCTCCTGTTGATTAGAGTGCGAGATAAGGGTTCATTTTGGTTGCGTAATTGTGGAAGGAGTATGTAGTAGTCGGAGGTTCATGATTTAATATTGGTTTGTTCTTTAGTAACGCAATCAAGTAGCAAAATTTGAGGATTTAGGGGTTCACATAGTGCTTAAGAAGTCGGGAATGCCGTTGTAGAACATTGTGAGTGGTTGGCTATTTGTAGACGCAGTGTGCTATGATTGTTGGACAAATACCTTTTACCCAAGAATAGGCTGACTACGAGACAGTTTACCTGAAGGTCAAATTTCTTGAACTCATGGTCCTTTTTGTTACAGGCAAAGGATTTGAGATCGAACGGAACCAATTAGTGTTGGTAAAACGTGAATTTTATAAGTGAAGTAGACAAGTAGTGAAGTGAAGGCAGGATCTTTTCTCAGCCTGGTACTAGCTTCCAATATTCAGTTACTTAATGTAGATCACATAGTATAGCTTGAAGGATTTTTCTCTGTTTCAACTTTCAACTGCATGTTTCTTGTATTCTTGAACCTATATACGGCATGCTGTTTCAGTCTTTAGGCTGTCTGTCCAGGCTTCTTATTCAGGCTATTTAGTTACTCGATTAACTTTTAATAGGATCTACGGACATGGAAGAGTCTAATGAGAACAATGTTCCAGAGGAACCATCAACTCCTAATCAGCTTGAGAAATCCGGTGGATCCAAACACCATAATCCGTTTAGTGCGCTGGCATCAAAACTTTTTGATGAAAAAGTTCCACTGAAGAAAAAGGTTTGAATTTTTTATTTTCTTGTATGATTTTGCATTGTCTATTGTTTGATTTCAGTTTTAGTAAATTTTGGTTCTGTACTTttcttccttaatatcttatccATTTATCATGCGACATTAACATTGGGTCCTTAACTGTTAATCATCTCTTCTCTCTTGTTATCTTACGCAAAGACGGGTTTCTTTATGAGCTGGCAAGATAAAACTCCTTTTCTGAAATTTAACGTTACTTGAAGGATTATTGCCAAAAATACATTTTCTTGCTGATATTGTGAATGATCAGTTTCTTTTGATGTGTGAATGACGTTTGCGTCCTCCTCCTAGTTTTATTTCTTTAGGGAACATAAGTAATGCTCCGTATTAGGATACCATCAGCATGCAAAGACCCAATAGGGTATTGATTGATCATCATGTGTTCACAAAAAACATTATTCATATCACTGTTCTTGTGCTTGTTGTGGTGCTACCATTTGCCTCAGCGTCGCTTTACTTTTACCCCCTTTCTTCTAGTTCTTTTGTTTCCGCTCATGTTAGTGCAAAACCCAATGGCAAGCCAAAAGTCCAAAACATCTATAAAACTGCTAACGAGAGATtcatttatagtttgttttgctTTTCAGTATATTCTCCTTTGTCTTTGGGTGAAAGTTGTGATCTTTCCCTTTCGTCAGTCCCTTGCACAAGCAATAACGTTAATATATGGAGAGACTTGAACTTTTTTGTTTTACATTGAGCTCTCCATGTATTTCCAGCTGAAATGGATGAACCGACTTGCAACTGTTAAAAAAGATGGAACTGTACAATTTGAAGTACCTGCAAATATTAAAAATCCAAGCCTTCATTTAGGACCTGGAGTAAGTTATGATCATACCTCAGAAATGGAAGAACACTATTCAGCTGAGTATGAAGATCTACCTCCTATGCAAATTGTGATGCTAATTGTTGGTACCAGGGGTGATGTACAACCCTTTATCGCCATTGGGAAGCGTTTGCAGGTATTTATGTCTTATGTTCTGTTTTTGTACTTGCATGCAACTATTTGTGATATTCACTACGACTTCGAGATTCCTGTGTTTTATTGTGGTGACGGAGCTTATTAGAATTGTTCATGTATGTGAAGTATTGCAATGCTCATCTATACTGTGTTTCTTTTCCTATttgaaacaaataacaaataacaataaattgAGAAAATAAACTCTCATGGAATTTCTAGAAATTCTCATAAAGAGCCAAATAATTTTTTCTTATTGATATTTACCTTAATAGAGATTCAGGTGACTCTAAAGCAAGTTGCTATTTCTTTTGTGCTACATCTATTGAGTGTCATCATGTCTACAAATTCAGTGTGTGTTTTCTTGCAGGAATATGGACACAGGGTTCGGTTAGCAACTCACCGAAATTTCAAAGAGTTCGTTTTGTCTTCTGGCTTGGAGTTCTTTCCTTTAGGAGGAGATCCAAAAGTTCTTGCTGGATGTAAGTTATCTATATGGTTCTTTGTAAGACTGCTATGTTATGGCAACTTGCTGTAGGAAAGTGGAGCATGTTGAGAAGAAGTAGAGAACCTTGATGCCACTATTTACCTTGCTTAATTGGCACTGAAATCTTGTTGAAAAATAGTAGGGCCTAATCAAGTTTTTTATGTATTATTTCTTATAGAAGAGAGGGTGTCAATTAAAGAACACTAGGGACATAACACCCTTCTACAAAATAACAATGGGGAAATGGGGGTGTTGCGCATATGCACAAAAGGAGAGCTAAATAAttttgctagcatgttcaatataTCTGCAAAAGAACAGTTCCAATTGTCGCTGGGTTGCAGCACCTGACAACAACTATACAATAGTGAATAGCCTCAAAAGGCGAAATTTGAACTCTCCTACACATAATATTATAAGCAAAACATCACAAATACACTTCTTGTCTGTGTTTAGACTTCTTGTGCAGTTATGGGCAATTTATCGGAAATATCCAAAATCTATGATGGTTTTAAGCACACGGTAGCTATATCAATTAGGTGTATAACATATTACTCCGTAACATGCTTCTTTTCATCTTAGCCACTCGTAGCAATGTCGTTACTGCATTACAATTGGTTTGgttgttaatttttgtatgctgcCTGCCTGCCTCATATTTCAACAATTTAAAGAGTCAGATTTTGCAGACACAACTATAACGATGTTTCTTACTAAGATTTCCTCAACTTTTTCAGAAGTAGTAAGCCAGCAAGCCAGTCTGCCTTGTAATTGGTGGTCATTAGTGAAATCTTGCATTGTATAACTACTTATTCCATCGGGCTGACAAACTTACAAGGAAATGTTTTTGGTTACCTGTATTCCAAATTGTTGCCTAGCCCAACATATGGCTTCTTAGATTTGGGGCTGGACCCCTAGACTCCCTTTCTGGAGATTCTTAAAGGGGCGTTGATGGTGTATCTTTGTTTATCAGGTCCATTAAGCTTTCAACTGCTCCTTTTTTGGGGGTGGTAGTGATGGAGCTGTAGGCTTATGTCTTTCACTTACTGTTTCAAGAGTTAACGTGCTTGCAAATTTTTTCCTTTTTATGGTTGCATTTTTTGTGACTGTGTTGACATGTGTGCAGATATGGTGAAAAACAAGGGTTTCTTGCCTTCAGACCCATCAGAGATACCTATTCAGCGGAATCAAATAAGAGAGATTATATTTTCCTTGCTACCTGCGTGCAAGGATCCTGATCCTGAAACTCTTGTTCCTTTTACCGCTGAAGCCATAATTGCGAATCCCCCAGCCTATGGTTAAGACTTTATAATTTTTTTCCCTCTTCTGCGATACCTTTATAAATATGTTAATGCATAGAAAAATATACATAGACACATCCTGGAAACCTCTTATTCTCAAGTAGATACGTTAGCAATCTGGGTAAATCCAAGATTGGCAAATTGCTCTATTGTTACTTATTAGTGTATTGGAGGCACTTAAGTACCTCTGTTTAAAACATATATAATTGTGCACTTAGGATGCCTCCTTATAATGCACCGGTAATTCCCCAACAAGAGATGACTTAGGCCCCTGCTCATCCATCTTCCCTTATGACTGTCTCTAGGAGATTCCCCACCTGAGGGGAAACTGCAATGGTGACTTCATTCTTTAtattttttaattctttttgGTCATATGTTTCTTTTAAAAAGTACTTTTCAGTACGCAACCTATGACGCTAAAAAGACTGATATCATCGGGGAATGGTGGGAGCATGATACACCTCTGGTTTACCTTTGGAGTCTTATGGTCTGTTGATACTCAGAGCTAAATGGCTAACGTATTAAGATTCATAGTGCATGCTTCCTCACTCTATTTTGTCAACCTTATAATGCTTTTAATTCTTTCCTAGATCACTTTCAAATTCTATTTCAGGACATACTCATGTTGCTGAGGCACTGAAAATACCAATTCATATATTCTTTACAATGCCTTGGACGTAAGTATCTACCATTATACATTTATGTGATTCTTTCGAATTGCAGGCTGCAAACACATCGATTTCTCTGTTGTTCCTTTATAGTTCAGAGTTACTTTTTTGACTTTGCTGGTTGTGATATGAAAAACCATGTACATATCTTTATTTGCTTGTGTCTGAGTTGTTTGAGTTTGGGGGCTGAAAAGGTATGCACAAACATTAATACAAAAAAGAATTAAAAACATTGTGATTCTTATTGTGATTCTTATTTGTCGCAAGTTCTTTATTCAAAGTGAAGGGGCAGCATTTTCCCCTTCTAGCCCCCTCTTCCCCACTCCCCTGGTCTTGCTTTCCATTCTGCTAGATCAGTATGTGTCTTGGCTATCTCTCATTTGGATTCTGAATCAAGGATGGATGAAAGTATTTCTTCCTTGCAGGCCCACTAGTGAATTTCCACATCCTCTGTCTCGTGTGAGGCAGCATGTTGCTTACAGAGTGAGTGCCGATTTCGCTAATGTTCTGATACTAACTGCAGAGTTTGGTGGCCTCTTTAAGATCTATTTTAATTAAGCATATGCTTTCAGCTTTCCTACCAAGTTGTTGATGTAATGATATGGCTTGGAATACGGGACATGATAAACGAATTCAGGAAAAAGAAGCTGAAGCTGAGACCTATTACTTACTTGAGCCCTTCTTATAGCTCTCCTCTTGACATTCCGTATGGATATATTTGGAGCCCCCATCTTGTCCCCAAACCCAAAGGTCAGTGAGTTACATTTTTGCCATGTCAGATCTTTATTCTATAGAGGTTGTGCagaacttgataaacttggttgtTCATTCCATTGTACCTCTTATATCATTATATCTTATTCTATTTCCAACCCTTGCTTCTCAGAGCAACTTAATCAAAAGCCATTAATTTTTCTTATATACCCTTTTACGTGGTGAGGCGACCCCTGCCAAACCAGCAAGTCATGGGTTTAATGATTTTCTATTTCGATATTGTCTTTAACCACACTGTAACATTGCCATCTACCTGGTAAGAAGATAATGTTACCCCTTGTCTAAAAAAATTATGTTTGCTTAATTCCTGTGCTTCCTTTTGTCTACTGGGATATAAGTGATCTGGTCATTCCATAGGCACTTATGTGTTTTGTCTATATGCATAGATCTCGGATTTATCTTTTCAGCTTGCCTTTCACAGTGTAGATATATGCATTTCCCTCCAATGAGTCCTGTGTGATTCCGATTGCACTGAAACTGAAGAAAAAAAACATCATTCTGTAGAGCGCTAATATGCTTAATCCATCGGGCTGAAATTGTATGAATAATTGCCATGCAGATTGGGGACCTAAAATTGATGTAGTTGGTTTCTGTTTCCTTGACCTGGCTTCTAATTACAAACCTCCAGAAGATCTCTTGGAATGGCTTGGAAAAGGTCAAAAGCCAATTTATATTGGATTTGGAAGTCTGGTGAGCATCCTATTTTCAAGCTCTTCAACATACTAAATCTCCATGTATTAATTTGATTGTCTATTAGCAGAGTTTCGTTTTGCTCTGAATTAAATAAAATACTGCACCATGTTCCTGAGTTTAAATGTTTTTGTAGAGGGTTTCCTTAGCTCTTTGGTGATACCAAAATAAAAAATGACAACTTTTCGAAAGCAATGTTGTTTATGAATGCAATATCTTTATGTGTGCCTTTGTGAAATCGT from Silene latifolia isolate original U9 population chromosome 3, ASM4854445v1, whole genome shotgun sequence harbors:
- the LOC141647156 gene encoding sterol 3-beta-glucosyltransferase UGT80A2-like isoform X2, with translation MANNSVGSYCSGSSGEVPVEVDVVIHDGSTDMEESNENNVPEEPSTPNQLEKSGGSKHHNPFSALASKLFDEKVPLKKKLKWMNRLATVKKDGTVQFEVPANIKNPSLHLGPGVSYDHTSEMEEHYSAEYEDLPPMQIVMLIVGTRGDVQPFIAIGKRLQEYGHRVRLATHRNFKEFVLSSGLEFFPLGGDPKVLAGYMVKNKGFLPSDPSEIPIQRNQIREIIFSLLPACKDPDPETLVPFTAEAIIANPPAYGHTHVAEALKIPIHIFFTMPWTPTSEFPHPLSRVRQHVAYRLSYQVVDVMIWLGIRDMINEFRKKKLKLRPITYLSPSYSSPLDIPYGYIWSPHLVPKPKDWGPKIDVVGFCFLDLASNYKPPEDLLEWLGKGQKPIYIGFGSLPVQEPEKMTKTIVRALELTEQRGIINKGWGGLGELAEPKDFVYLLDNVPHDWLFLQCAAVVHHGGAGTTAAGLKAACPTTIVPFFGDQPFWGEQVHEKGIGPSPIAIEDFCLEKLISAIRYMKDPKMKQRAVDLAKELENEDGVTGAVNAFYKQFPRKRDEGDDSEPERPHRSHLSIRGCFLGSQ
- the LOC141647156 gene encoding sterol 3-beta-glucosyltransferase UGT80A2-like isoform X1 — translated: MANNSVGSYCSGSSGEVPVEVDVVIHDGKVNVDDSDGDNGDDIDRDDSDHETDLTVNFSPSATNSSGSTDMEESNENNVPEEPSTPNQLEKSGGSKHHNPFSALASKLFDEKVPLKKKLKWMNRLATVKKDGTVQFEVPANIKNPSLHLGPGVSYDHTSEMEEHYSAEYEDLPPMQIVMLIVGTRGDVQPFIAIGKRLQEYGHRVRLATHRNFKEFVLSSGLEFFPLGGDPKVLAGYMVKNKGFLPSDPSEIPIQRNQIREIIFSLLPACKDPDPETLVPFTAEAIIANPPAYGHTHVAEALKIPIHIFFTMPWTPTSEFPHPLSRVRQHVAYRLSYQVVDVMIWLGIRDMINEFRKKKLKLRPITYLSPSYSSPLDIPYGYIWSPHLVPKPKDWGPKIDVVGFCFLDLASNYKPPEDLLEWLGKGQKPIYIGFGSLPVQEPEKMTKTIVRALELTEQRGIINKGWGGLGELAEPKDFVYLLDNVPHDWLFLQCAAVVHHGGAGTTAAGLKAACPTTIVPFFGDQPFWGEQVHEKGIGPSPIAIEDFCLEKLISAIRYMKDPKMKQRAVDLAKELENEDGVTGAVNAFYKQFPRKRDEGDDSEPERPHRSHLSIRGCFLGSQ
- the LOC141647156 gene encoding sterol 3-beta-glucosyltransferase UGT80A2-like isoform X3: MEESNENNVPEEPSTPNQLEKSGGSKHHNPFSALASKLFDEKVPLKKKLKWMNRLATVKKDGTVQFEVPANIKNPSLHLGPGVSYDHTSEMEEHYSAEYEDLPPMQIVMLIVGTRGDVQPFIAIGKRLQEYGHRVRLATHRNFKEFVLSSGLEFFPLGGDPKVLAGYMVKNKGFLPSDPSEIPIQRNQIREIIFSLLPACKDPDPETLVPFTAEAIIANPPAYGHTHVAEALKIPIHIFFTMPWTPTSEFPHPLSRVRQHVAYRLSYQVVDVMIWLGIRDMINEFRKKKLKLRPITYLSPSYSSPLDIPYGYIWSPHLVPKPKDWGPKIDVVGFCFLDLASNYKPPEDLLEWLGKGQKPIYIGFGSLPVQEPEKMTKTIVRALELTEQRGIINKGWGGLGELAEPKDFVYLLDNVPHDWLFLQCAAVVHHGGAGTTAAGLKAACPTTIVPFFGDQPFWGEQVHEKGIGPSPIAIEDFCLEKLISAIRYMKDPKMKQRAVDLAKELENEDGVTGAVNAFYKQFPRKRDEGDDSEPERPHRSHLSIRGCFLGSQ